The Chitinophaga flava genome has a segment encoding these proteins:
- a CDS encoding Hsp20/alpha crystallin family protein, whose protein sequence is MTHVKFNNSPLPRLVEDIFNNGWNKYVKDDFLTSDFFTTHPPVNITETKDAYLLDVVAPGFSKEDFKISANDKAITISAEKKAEAKNEGDKQVRREFNFKSFKRSFSITDAVDTNRIQAKYDNGVLKVTLSKKENKQDAPKDIVVE, encoded by the coding sequence ATGACACACGTAAAATTTAACAACAGCCCGCTCCCCAGATTAGTTGAAGATATTTTTAACAATGGATGGAATAAATATGTAAAAGATGATTTCCTGACCAGCGACTTCTTTACCACCCATCCGCCGGTAAATATCACAGAAACCAAAGACGCCTACCTGCTCGACGTAGTAGCGCCCGGTTTCTCCAAAGAAGATTTTAAAATCAGTGCCAACGATAAAGCTATTACCATCAGCGCTGAAAAGAAAGCCGAAGCCAAAAACGAAGGCGATAAACAAGTACGCCGTGAGTTTAACTTCAAATCCTTTAAACGTTCCTTCAGCATCACCGATGCAGTAGACACGAACAGGATTCAGGCAAAATATGATAATGGTGTTCTGAAAGTGACCCTTTCCAAAAAGGAAAACAAACAGGATGCTCCCAAAGACATCGTAGTAGAATAA
- a CDS encoding BrxA/BrxB family bacilliredoxin: protein MYPAELVMPRKAELTDNGFEELLTSSGVEETLKKEGTTLVVINSVCGCSAATARPGVLMALAGSEKKPDRLTTSFAGFDVEAVQQIRTHLLPYPPSSPSIALFKDGQLVHFIERHMIEGRSAQMIAANLNDAFEQYC, encoded by the coding sequence ATGTATCCAGCGGAATTAGTTATGCCTAGAAAGGCAGAGTTAACGGATAACGGGTTCGAAGAGTTGCTGACTTCATCCGGAGTAGAAGAAACCTTGAAAAAAGAAGGGACCACTTTGGTTGTGATTAACTCTGTATGTGGTTGTTCAGCCGCTACAGCCCGTCCGGGTGTGCTGATGGCACTGGCCGGCAGTGAAAAAAAACCAGATAGACTGACAACCAGCTTTGCCGGTTTTGATGTGGAAGCTGTTCAGCAGATCCGTACCCACCTGCTGCCTTATCCTCCGTCTTCTCCTTCTATTGCCCTCTTTAAAGATGGACAATTGGTACACTTTATCGAACGTCATATGATTGAAGGTCGCTCAGCACAGATGATTGCTGCTAACCTCAACGACGCGTTTGAACAATATTGCTAA
- a CDS encoding prolipoprotein diacylglyceryl transferase, giving the protein MYPNLYYAFRDLFGLEIPLFKILQTFGFFVAIAFLAGAYVLTNELKRREKLGWLKPVTENILVGGPATTGEYIGNGILGFLLGWKGIGLMLNWATASQNFQGFILSGDGNFLAGLAGAALLVFLKYNSTKGKKGTPAKKEAVSIWPHQRVPDIIVMAAIAGLLGAKVFHNLENWNDFVQNPIDALLSFSGLTFYGGLIVATIVILRYARKKQVSIKHLIDSAAPALMLAYAVGRMGCQFAGDGDWGIYNSAYVTDNTGHMVQVSPTEFNKAVQQNIGFFQQQYSDTAHIPHAPFAKPAALSFLPDWFFASGYAHNVVNEGVPLPGCDGQYCRVLPVGVYPTPLYEIIACLILFGVLWAIRKRITVPGVIFGIYLVLNGLERFFIEKIRVNTKYNIFGFHPTQAEIISALMVIGGVIWIMYCRKKNAPVTTTS; this is encoded by the coding sequence ATGTATCCTAATTTATATTACGCTTTCAGAGATCTGTTCGGTCTGGAAATACCCCTGTTTAAAATCCTGCAAACATTTGGCTTTTTTGTAGCCATTGCTTTCCTCGCAGGTGCATATGTGCTGACAAATGAATTGAAACGCCGGGAAAAACTGGGTTGGCTGAAGCCTGTTACAGAGAATATCCTGGTAGGTGGCCCTGCTACTACCGGTGAATATATTGGCAATGGTATACTGGGTTTTTTATTGGGATGGAAAGGTATTGGGTTGATGTTGAACTGGGCTACTGCTTCCCAGAACTTCCAGGGTTTTATCCTCTCCGGTGACGGAAATTTCCTGGCCGGCCTGGCAGGAGCCGCTTTGTTGGTTTTCCTGAAATACAACAGCACCAAAGGTAAAAAAGGAACACCTGCCAAAAAAGAAGCTGTGAGCATCTGGCCTCATCAGCGGGTACCGGATATTATAGTGATGGCTGCCATCGCCGGATTGTTGGGCGCCAAAGTATTCCATAATCTGGAGAACTGGAACGATTTTGTACAAAACCCAATAGATGCCCTGCTGTCTTTCAGCGGCCTTACCTTTTATGGTGGCCTTATTGTGGCTACCATCGTGATCCTGCGATATGCCCGTAAAAAACAGGTGAGCATCAAACACCTGATCGATAGTGCTGCCCCAGCGCTCATGCTGGCTTACGCAGTAGGTAGAATGGGCTGCCAGTTTGCAGGTGATGGTGACTGGGGCATATACAACAGTGCCTACGTAACCGATAATACCGGACATATGGTACAGGTGTCTCCTACAGAATTTAACAAAGCAGTACAACAAAACATCGGCTTTTTCCAGCAACAATACAGTGATACCGCCCATATCCCACATGCACCTTTTGCCAAACCTGCTGCCCTGAGCTTCCTGCCGGACTGGTTTTTTGCTTCCGGATATGCACATAACGTAGTGAATGAAGGCGTGCCATTGCCAGGCTGTGACGGACAATACTGCCGTGTATTACCCGTGGGCGTTTATCCCACACCGTTGTATGAGATTATCGCCTGTCTTATACTGTTTGGCGTATTGTGGGCCATTCGTAAACGAATAACTGTACCAGGCGTCATCTTCGGTATCTATCTTGTATTAAACGGTCTGGAAAGATTCTTCATTGAAAAGATCCGCGTAAACACGAAATACAACATCTTCGGTTTTCACCCTACTCAGGCCGAGATCATCTCTGCCCTCATGGTGATAGGAGGTGTTATCTGGATCATGTACTGCCGTAAAAAAAATGCACCTGTAACTACGACTTCCTGA
- a CDS encoding hemerythrin domain-containing protein, giving the protein MQRHSALIPLSHEHKRLLFVCRYLKKDAAPYEGFPLETQARFEYMVKVFQELMVPHIQKEEYLFEKCAGRNTAVDALIAELQQEHRAISSMYSAITESTNLEDDMDKIATSLEMHIRKEERVFFELLQKELPDMLQNIQLEK; this is encoded by the coding sequence ATGCAACGTCATTCAGCACTAATACCCTTATCGCATGAGCATAAGCGTCTGTTATTTGTATGCCGCTACCTGAAAAAAGATGCGGCACCCTATGAAGGGTTTCCGCTGGAAACACAGGCCCGGTTTGAATATATGGTGAAAGTGTTTCAGGAACTTATGGTTCCCCATATTCAGAAAGAAGAGTATCTTTTTGAAAAATGTGCCGGCAGAAATACAGCAGTAGATGCCCTCATCGCTGAGTTGCAGCAAGAACATCGTGCTATCTCTTCTATGTACAGCGCTATTACGGAAAGCACCAATCTGGAAGATGATATGGATAAAATAGCCACGAGCCTGGAAATGCATATCAGAAAAGAAGAACGGGTGTTTTTTGAGCTGTTGCAGAAAGAATTACCTGATATGCTCCAAAATATTCAATTGGAGAAATAA
- a CDS encoding DUF2167 domain-containing protein, producing the protein MSGAPKAIALAREDSLNKYDKLDLKEKISASFSYQEGAVVLNNGALLKVPEGFRFLDAGQGSILVQRVWGNPENPGFLGLLLPKQSSPLDKDVLGIEISADSAGYVSELEARQLNYTALLQEMKQHLDEQNKRRKRNGFCVVTAMDWAIPPYYQPENNTLHLARLLFVDRGEPLLNYEMRILTRKGALCLTAVADAGQLKMIHQLMPALVKKITLPAGQNYHDFNPRTDALASWSNKVLMVGKILSARYFFQSVLNTWLFVLVSLMIVLFIYTMQYFHRRRHIPKQFFRIDERLN; encoded by the coding sequence TTGTCGGGAGCCCCGAAGGCTATAGCCCTTGCCCGTGAAGACAGTTTGAATAAATATGACAAACTGGATCTCAAAGAAAAGATCAGCGCCTCATTTTCCTATCAGGAAGGAGCTGTAGTATTAAATAATGGCGCCTTGCTGAAAGTGCCGGAGGGTTTTCGTTTTCTGGATGCTGGTCAGGGAAGCATCCTGGTACAACGAGTCTGGGGAAATCCTGAAAACCCCGGTTTCCTTGGATTATTGCTGCCAAAACAATCCAGCCCCCTAGATAAAGACGTGTTGGGAATAGAGATTTCCGCCGATTCTGCCGGATATGTAAGTGAATTAGAAGCCCGACAGCTTAATTATACCGCCCTTTTGCAGGAAATGAAACAGCACCTGGATGAACAAAACAAGAGGAGAAAACGGAATGGCTTCTGTGTGGTGACTGCCATGGACTGGGCCATCCCCCCATATTATCAGCCGGAAAATAATACCCTGCACCTGGCCCGCCTTCTGTTTGTGGATCGTGGCGAGCCGCTGCTGAATTATGAAATGCGTATCCTCACCCGCAAAGGAGCCTTGTGCCTTACTGCCGTAGCAGACGCCGGCCAGTTAAAAATGATACATCAGCTGATGCCAGCCCTGGTAAAAAAAATCACGCTGCCCGCAGGACAAAACTATCACGATTTTAACCCCCGTACCGACGCATTGGCTTCCTGGTCCAACAAGGTACTGATGGTAGGCAAGATCCTGAGTGCCCGTTACTTTTTTCAGTCGGTACTCAATACCTGGTTATTTGTTCTAGTTTCCCTAATGATTGTATTATTTATATATACCATGCAATATTTTCATCGCCGGAGGCATATTCCCAAACAATTCTTTCGGATTGACGAGCGTTTAAATTAA
- a CDS encoding outer membrane beta-barrel family protein: MKSIFKAFTLTAGIVGAALTSQAQNGTKVAGKIVRTGDQPVEFATVTLLKAGDSSLVKGAIADISGKYEFEQIKQGKYLIAAAAVGMSKAYSKPFEVNGSTVNVPAIAMEGASKNLKAVDVTARKPFVEQKADKMVVNVESSITAAGGTAMEVLEKSPTINVDKDGNISMKGKGGVVIMIDGKPTNMSSQEISELLKSMPSSNVEQIELIANPSAKYDAAGNAGIINLKLKKNKNYGTNGSVNLAAAYGIRGRASGGLNLNHRNEKMNIFGSYNYSNRDNYQELGVYRTLNSEGGSRVFDQLNVMIPNSEYHGGKIGMDYFVSKNHTLGAMVDLTSNNRKIPSDATTKISTAGMIDSILHTNMNNPSKWKRGAYNLNYRGILDSTGKELNIDLDYARNSNQQHSSIIALTKDAADMKRLSSDTSRNNQPSTIEIKTAKIDYVHPLKGQAKLEAGLKLSFVTTDNDARFDSLRNDSWIKDERRSNHFIYKENVNAAYINFNKQFKKLNVQLGLRGEQTTISGNSQSTRNNEEKIVKNDSSYFNLFPSAALTYELNKDNTFGFTYSRRIQRPDYEELNPFEFYLDRYTMQAGNPNLKPQYSNNFEISHTFKQFLITSLGYTHTTDMMTKILEAAVDQATGDTTVTRYRYQNVAKANNFNLNISVPMPITKWWTSFTTLTASYNMFETVVDKNDVKLSSMAFFGRTQQSFTITKDLSAEAVLTYVSPQVTEEGLFKMKSMFGCDLGIQQKVLKGKGMVKLGVSDIFRTNYFRANFENAGRTIALFNSWDSRQVRVSFNYRFGNTNVKAARNHQTGLEAEQNRVKSAQ; encoded by the coding sequence ATGAAATCAATTTTTAAAGCGTTTACCTTAACAGCAGGAATAGTAGGCGCTGCGTTAACTTCCCAAGCACAAAACGGAACCAAAGTAGCAGGTAAGATTGTCCGTACCGGAGACCAACCGGTAGAGTTTGCTACAGTTACCTTATTAAAAGCCGGTGACTCTTCACTTGTAAAAGGAGCCATCGCAGACATCAGCGGTAAATATGAGTTCGAACAGATTAAACAGGGTAAATACCTCATTGCTGCCGCAGCAGTAGGTATGTCAAAAGCCTACAGCAAACCTTTTGAAGTGAACGGTTCCACTGTAAACGTTCCGGCTATCGCCATGGAAGGGGCTTCCAAAAACCTGAAAGCTGTAGATGTGACTGCCCGCAAGCCTTTTGTAGAACAGAAAGCCGATAAAATGGTGGTAAACGTGGAAAGCAGCATCACCGCTGCTGGTGGTACCGCCATGGAAGTACTGGAAAAATCCCCGACCATCAATGTAGACAAGGATGGTAACATCTCTATGAAAGGTAAAGGTGGGGTAGTGATCATGATTGATGGCAAACCCACCAACATGTCTTCCCAGGAAATCTCTGAGCTGCTCAAAAGTATGCCTAGTTCCAACGTGGAACAGATTGAGCTGATTGCCAATCCTTCCGCCAAATATGATGCTGCCGGCAATGCGGGTATCATCAACCTGAAACTGAAAAAGAACAAAAACTACGGAACCAACGGTAGTGTGAACCTGGCGGCTGCCTACGGTATCAGAGGCCGTGCCAGTGGTGGGCTTAACCTCAACCACCGGAATGAAAAAATGAACATATTTGGTTCGTATAACTACAGCAACCGCGATAACTACCAGGAGTTGGGCGTTTATCGTACCCTTAACAGTGAAGGGGGCTCTCGGGTGTTTGATCAGCTGAATGTCATGATACCTAATAGCGAGTACCATGGTGGAAAAATCGGTATGGACTACTTTGTATCCAAAAATCACACTCTGGGTGCGATGGTAGATCTGACCAGCAATAATCGTAAAATCCCCAGCGATGCTACCACCAAAATCAGTACTGCAGGCATGATTGACTCTATTCTGCATACCAACATGAATAACCCCAGTAAATGGAAACGGGGAGCTTACAACCTTAACTATCGTGGTATCCTCGACAGCACAGGCAAAGAACTGAACATTGATCTGGACTATGCCCGCAACTCCAATCAACAGCATTCATCCATTATCGCCCTTACCAAAGATGCTGCAGATATGAAACGACTGAGCAGCGATACTTCCCGTAACAATCAGCCGTCTACCATCGAAATCAAAACTGCAAAGATAGATTATGTACATCCGTTGAAAGGCCAGGCCAAACTGGAAGCCGGTTTGAAGCTGAGTTTCGTAACCACCGACAATGATGCCCGTTTTGACTCACTGCGCAATGATAGCTGGATCAAGGACGAACGTCGCTCCAACCACTTTATCTATAAAGAAAATGTGAATGCGGCCTATATCAATTTCAATAAACAATTCAAAAAACTGAATGTGCAGTTAGGTTTGAGAGGTGAGCAGACAACCATCAGCGGTAATTCCCAGTCTACCAGAAATAACGAAGAAAAGATTGTGAAGAATGATTCCAGCTATTTTAACCTGTTCCCTAGCGCTGCCCTGACTTATGAGCTGAACAAAGACAACACCTTTGGCTTTACCTACAGCCGCCGTATTCAGCGTCCGGACTATGAAGAGCTGAACCCGTTTGAATTTTATCTGGACCGCTATACTATGCAGGCCGGTAACCCAAACCTGAAACCTCAGTATTCCAACAACTTTGAGATCAGCCATACCTTCAAACAGTTCCTTATCACTTCACTGGGTTACACTCATACTACCGATATGATGACCAAAATTCTGGAAGCGGCCGTAGATCAGGCTACCGGAGATACCACCGTTACCCGTTACCGTTATCAGAACGTGGCTAAGGCTAATAACTTCAACCTGAACATCTCTGTGCCAATGCCTATCACCAAATGGTGGACCTCTTTCACCACTCTGACCGCTTCCTACAATATGTTTGAAACAGTGGTAGACAAAAACGACGTGAAACTGTCTTCTATGGCCTTCTTTGGCCGGACCCAGCAGTCTTTCACGATCACAAAGGACCTGAGTGCAGAAGCAGTCTTGACTTATGTTTCTCCGCAGGTGACTGAAGAAGGATTGTTCAAGATGAAATCTATGTTCGGTTGTGACCTGGGTATACAACAGAAAGTGCTGAAAGGAAAGGGGATGGTGAAACTGGGCGTATCAGACATCTTCCGTACCAACTACTTCCGCGCCAACTTTGAAAATGCAGGCAGAACCATCGCACTGTTTAACTCATGGGATTCAAGACAGGTACGTGTTTCCTTTAACTACCGCTTTGGTAATACCAATGTAAAGGCAGCCCGCAACCATCAGACCGGACTGGAAGCAGAACAGAACCGTGTAAAATCAGCACAATAA
- a CDS encoding RNA polymerase sigma factor, with amino-acid sequence MNQTQIDGNVIDRCKRGDVRAFRELYNAYAAAMYNICLRMTGNVSDAEDTLQEAFIQVHRNIGKLESNTSVTAWIKRIVVNHCLNNLRKKKVYFEEVEEVEVAEEPGIDEDSFTWTVSAVKSAIHGLPQGYRTVLNLYLFEEYSHREIAEMMGITESTVKTQYMRAKEKVRQIVKQQNLIR; translated from the coding sequence TTGAATCAGACGCAAATAGACGGGAATGTCATAGACCGCTGCAAAAGAGGGGATGTTCGCGCATTTCGCGAACTGTATAATGCTTATGCTGCAGCGATGTACAACATTTGTTTGCGTATGACCGGTAACGTTAGTGATGCGGAAGATACGCTACAGGAAGCCTTCATACAGGTACACCGGAACATCGGTAAGCTGGAAAGTAATACCAGTGTAACCGCCTGGATTAAAAGGATTGTGGTGAACCACTGTCTGAATAATCTCAGAAAGAAGAAAGTGTACTTTGAAGAAGTGGAGGAAGTAGAGGTCGCGGAAGAACCAGGTATCGATGAAGATTCCTTTACCTGGACCGTATCAGCCGTAAAGTCAGCCATTCACGGGCTGCCACAGGGTTACCGTACGGTGCTGAATCTCTATCTGTTTGAAGAGTATTCTCACCGGGAGATTGCGGAGATGATGGGTATTACCGAATCTACCGTCAAAACGCAGTATATGCGGGCGAAGGAAAAGGTAAGACAGATTGTAAAACAGCAAAATTTAATTCGTTAA
- a CDS encoding head GIN domain-containing protein codes for MKTIKYVVSATSFMVLFTLLVSFTIHRSERVRGNGNIKTENRTAGSFTDISTSGVFKVVVQQGSSNSIKVEAEENLLPYIKTEISHGELQIFTGNNVSLNPTKDMVVYVTLQEVKKLTASGASSFNGVGTLKANNLALSFSGAVHANLDLNIKDLEVGLSGASKVMLKGTCDKGVYTISGAANADALDLQTEQAEVGVSGSGEASVQVDKKLNANASGAGRIKYKGEPSITQSVSGMGRVRKL; via the coding sequence ATGAAAACGATCAAGTATGTAGTATCCGCCACTTCTTTTATGGTTCTCTTCACGTTACTGGTATCTTTTACCATCCATCGCTCAGAGAGAGTCAGAGGTAATGGAAATATAAAAACAGAGAACAGAACAGCCGGCAGCTTTACCGACATCAGCACTTCCGGTGTTTTTAAAGTAGTGGTGCAGCAAGGCAGTTCCAACAGTATAAAAGTAGAAGCAGAAGAAAACCTGCTCCCTTATATTAAAACCGAAATTTCCCATGGAGAACTGCAAATTTTCACCGGCAACAATGTGAGCCTTAATCCTACAAAGGATATGGTAGTATACGTTACCCTGCAGGAAGTGAAAAAGCTGACTGCGAGCGGCGCCAGTTCTTTCAATGGTGTGGGGACGCTTAAAGCCAACAACCTGGCTCTGTCTTTTAGCGGGGCGGTTCATGCCAATCTGGACCTGAATATCAAAGACCTGGAAGTAGGTTTGTCCGGTGCCAGCAAAGTAATGCTGAAAGGTACGTGCGACAAGGGAGTATATACGATTTCCGGTGCTGCCAACGCAGATGCGCTGGATTTGCAGACAGAGCAGGCAGAAGTTGGGGTTTCCGGTAGTGGCGAGGCCAGTGTGCAGGTAGATAAAAAACTGAATGCCAACGCGTCCGGAGCGGGCCGTATAAAATATAAAGGCGAGCCTTCCATTACCCAGTCTGTTTCTGGTATGGGAAGAGTTCGTAAGCTCTAA
- a CDS encoding YajQ family cyclic di-GMP-binding protein, which produces MPSFDIVSKVDLQTLDNAINTVKKEITNRFDFKGSHVVIELNKKDLVLNIEVDSDMKLGQVLDVLISRSMRQGLDAAIYDQSKEAYQSGKAYKKDIPIRNGIKQEDAKKIIKMIKDSGLKVQAAIMDDMVRVTGKKIDELQDVIQKCREANLGIALQYVNMKS; this is translated from the coding sequence ATGCCGTCCTTTGATATTGTTAGCAAAGTAGATTTACAGACACTGGATAATGCCATTAACACAGTGAAGAAGGAGATCACCAACCGGTTTGATTTCAAGGGGTCTCATGTGGTAATAGAGCTGAATAAGAAAGATCTGGTGCTGAACATAGAAGTAGACAGTGATATGAAGCTGGGTCAGGTGTTGGACGTGCTGATTTCCCGTTCCATGCGTCAGGGCCTGGATGCTGCTATTTATGACCAGAGCAAGGAAGCTTACCAGAGCGGAAAAGCGTATAAGAAGGATATTCCTATCCGTAACGGGATCAAGCAGGAAGATGCCAAAAAGATCATAAAAATGATCAAAGATTCCGGTTTAAAGGTGCAGGCCGCCATTATGGACGATATGGTACGGGTAACCGGCAAAAAGATAGATGAATTACAGGATGTTATACAAAAGTGCCGGGAAGCCAACCTGGGTATCGCTTTACAGTATGTAAATATGAAATCCTGA
- a CDS encoding type B 50S ribosomal protein L31, producing MKQGIHPESYRFVVFKDMSNGYSFLSRSTAPSKETVKWEDGNEYPLIKLEISNTSHPFYTGKNVLVDTAGRIDKFNKRYAKKA from the coding sequence ATGAAACAGGGAATCCATCCAGAAAGTTACAGATTTGTGGTATTTAAAGATATGTCAAACGGATACAGCTTTTTAAGCCGTTCCACTGCTCCTTCCAAAGAAACCGTTAAATGGGAAGACGGCAATGAATATCCGTTGATCAAGTTGGAAATTTCCAATACTTCTCACCCTTTCTATACTGGTAAGAACGTATTGGTGGATACCGCAGGACGTATCGATAAATTCAACAAACGCTACGCTAAGAAAGCATAG
- a CDS encoding putative sugar nucleotidyl transferase encodes MERNYILFDTPVRDLLYPFTYTRPIAACRVGILTIQEKWAYWLGTGVSHFTVPHLQDKFPLNRASEGGINVLLNGHILPDEELVAAVAALKPDQELYKDNHLIAKASQGSEVHLLASADRKNYNGPVKGIFKPWDIFMLNDQAIREDFVLLTRGRTSAPLPEGNQVVAPENIFLEPGASVNCSILNASTGPIYIGRNALVMEGCAMRGPVALGEGAVLKMGAKVYGATTLGPYCIGGGEIKNSVFFGYSNKSHDGYVGDAVIGEWCNLGANTSCSNVKNNAAPVKIWMEASQSTAIAGQKCGVLMGDYSRCGINTMLNTGTVVGVSCNIFGAGFPPVFLPSFSWGHQVGMAAYRLPEALRDAAAWMAFKGRQLEDTDRKILEAVFNETNAKRP; translated from the coding sequence ATGGAGCGTAACTACATTCTTTTCGACACGCCCGTACGTGACTTGTTATACCCCTTTACATATACAAGACCCATTGCCGCCTGCAGAGTAGGAATACTTACCATACAGGAGAAATGGGCGTACTGGCTGGGTACGGGAGTAAGTCATTTCACTGTACCGCATTTACAGGATAAGTTTCCGTTGAACCGTGCCAGTGAGGGCGGAATAAACGTGTTATTAAATGGACATATCCTGCCGGATGAGGAGCTGGTGGCAGCGGTTGCTGCCCTGAAGCCAGACCAGGAACTCTATAAAGACAATCACCTTATTGCTAAAGCGAGCCAGGGCAGTGAAGTACATCTGCTGGCATCTGCTGATCGTAAAAACTATAATGGGCCGGTAAAAGGGATTTTTAAGCCCTGGGACATATTTATGTTGAACGACCAGGCTATCCGGGAGGACTTTGTGCTGCTGACGCGGGGGAGGACCTCTGCCCCGTTGCCGGAAGGCAACCAGGTAGTGGCGCCGGAGAATATTTTCCTGGAGCCGGGAGCTTCGGTGAACTGCAGTATCCTGAATGCATCTACAGGGCCTATTTATATCGGGCGTAATGCGCTGGTGATGGAAGGGTGTGCTATGCGGGGGCCTGTGGCACTGGGAGAGGGAGCTGTTTTGAAGATGGGTGCAAAAGTATATGGGGCCACTACGCTGGGTCCATATTGTATTGGAGGCGGAGAGATCAAGAACAGTGTCTTTTTTGGGTATTCCAACAAGTCACATGATGGTTATGTGGGTGATGCGGTGATTGGTGAATGGTGTAACCTGGGGGCTAATACCTCCTGTTCCAATGTGAAAAATAATGCAGCCCCTGTAAAGATATGGATGGAAGCCTCGCAGTCAACTGCTATAGCAGGGCAGAAATGTGGTGTGTTGATGGGGGATTACAGCCGCTGTGGTATTAATACCATGCTCAACACCGGTACGGTGGTGGGTGTATCCTGTAATATTTTTGGTGCGGGTTTCCCGCCGGTGTTTTTGCCGTCATTCAGCTGGGGGCATCAGGTGGGTATGGCCGCATACCGGCTGCCGGAAGCACTGCGTGATGCTGCTGCATGGATGGCCTTTAAAGGCCGGCAGCTGGAAGATACAGACCGGAAAATACTGGAGGCGGTGTTTAACGAAACCAATGCAAAACGACCTTAA
- the tpiA gene encoding triose-phosphate isomerase, which yields MRKKIVAGNWKMNLTLAQGEQLINDILQAGLKLAEGQEVVVATPFPYLTRAKSLLKNYPGFYVAAQNCASEKSGAYTGEVSAEMLQSVGVDYVILGHSERREYFQESNGVLARKVDQALAAGIKPIFCCGEPLDIRKAETQNAYVAKQLEESLFHLTAEQFKDVVIAYEPIWAIGTGLTASAAQAQDMHAFIRSQIAAKYGREAALHLTILYGGSAKPGNAGELFANPDVDGGLIGGASLVAGDFVAIIQHLS from the coding sequence ATGAGAAAGAAAATTGTTGCAGGTAACTGGAAGATGAACCTTACACTGGCGCAGGGTGAACAGCTGATCAACGACATTCTGCAGGCCGGGCTGAAACTGGCGGAAGGGCAGGAAGTAGTGGTAGCCACTCCGTTTCCTTATCTGACCAGGGCTAAATCCCTGCTGAAGAACTATCCGGGCTTTTATGTGGCGGCACAGAACTGTGCCAGCGAAAAATCCGGCGCCTATACCGGCGAGGTTTCCGCAGAGATGCTGCAGTCTGTAGGTGTGGATTACGTGATCCTGGGCCATTCTGAGAGAAGGGAGTATTTTCAGGAGAGCAACGGGGTGCTGGCCCGGAAAGTAGATCAGGCCCTGGCAGCCGGCATCAAGCCTATTTTCTGTTGCGGTGAGCCGCTGGATATCCGGAAGGCAGAAACCCAGAATGCTTATGTAGCCAAACAACTGGAAGAAAGCCTGTTCCACCTCACAGCAGAACAGTTCAAAGATGTGGTGATTGCTTATGAGCCGATCTGGGCTATTGGCACCGGTCTTACCGCCAGTGCAGCACAGGCACAGGACATGCATGCGTTTATCCGTTCCCAGATTGCTGCCAAATATGGCCGTGAGGCTGCACTGCACCTGACTATCCTGTACGGTGGCAGCGCCAAGCCAGGCAATGCCGGTGAACTGTTTGCCAACCCCGACGTGGATGGTGGCCTGATTGGAGGCGCTTCCCTGGTGGCCGGCGATTTTGTGGCTATCATTCAGCATCTGAGTTAG